In Paracoccus fistulariae, a single window of DNA contains:
- a CDS encoding leucyl aminopeptidase produces the protein MTHPVEISFTETATDALATHKGRVALIVAPGGRLPAGLPRSTRQAAQRAMESKSGKSLSSGGVIELAFPAGMEADALMLVGLAANASTTEARKAGAAIGAKLGKDHTLVLAGSHKRAADIALGIALRGYDFSVYRTTKDDADGEAGAAGGVPQSVSRGAESAVLGDAQADPAPQPADEPVSEKASVTFMVKDPEALAKAAKDGAALAEGVFFTRDLVSEPANVLTTTDFADRLKAMEEIGLTVEVLDEEELTRLGMRALLAVGQGSTSPSKVVVMRWNGGGDEAPLALVGKGVVFDSGGISIKPGAGMEEMTMDMGGAGVVAGVLRTLALRRAKANVVGLVGLVENMPDGGAQRPGDIVKSMKGDTIEVINTDAEGRLVLADVLWYAQTRFQPRAVIDLATLTGAVIIALGHDNAGVFSNDDKLADQILSAAGAEGEGAWRLPLGPGYDSLIKSRLADMKNTGGRAAGSITAAQFLQRFIRKDQPWAHIDIAGVAMPPGATDLAPRGATGWGVMTLDRLIRDRFEDS, from the coding sequence ATGACGCATCCCGTCGAAATCAGTTTTACCGAAACCGCAACCGATGCCCTGGCCACGCATAAGGGCCGGGTCGCGCTGATCGTCGCACCGGGGGGGCGTCTGCCCGCCGGATTGCCGCGCAGCACCCGTCAGGCGGCGCAGCGTGCAATGGAGTCGAAGTCCGGCAAATCGCTGTCCTCGGGCGGTGTGATCGAACTGGCCTTCCCGGCAGGGATGGAGGCCGATGCGCTGATGCTGGTCGGTCTGGCGGCCAATGCCTCGACCACCGAGGCGCGCAAGGCCGGGGCCGCAATCGGCGCCAAGCTGGGCAAGGATCACACGCTGGTTCTGGCCGGAAGCCATAAGCGCGCGGCGGATATAGCCCTGGGGATTGCCCTGCGCGGCTATGATTTCTCGGTCTATCGCACGACCAAGGACGATGCCGATGGCGAGGCCGGGGCTGCCGGTGGCGTGCCGCAAAGCGTCAGCCGTGGCGCCGAAAGCGCCGTTCTGGGCGATGCGCAGGCGGATCCCGCGCCGCAGCCCGCCGATGAGCCGGTTTCGGAAAAGGCAAGCGTGACCTTCATGGTCAAGGATCCTGAGGCGCTGGCCAAGGCCGCCAAGGATGGTGCGGCGCTGGCCGAGGGCGTGTTCTTCACCCGCGATCTGGTCAGCGAACCCGCCAATGTCCTGACCACCACCGATTTCGCCGACCGCCTGAAGGCGATGGAGGAAATCGGCCTGACGGTCGAGGTTCTGGACGAAGAGGAACTGACCAGGCTGGGCATGCGCGCGCTGCTGGCCGTGGGGCAGGGCAGCACCTCGCCCTCGAAGGTCGTGGTCATGCGCTGGAATGGCGGCGGGGATGAGGCCCCGCTGGCGCTGGTCGGCAAGGGTGTGGTCTTTGACAGCGGCGGCATTTCGATCAAGCCGGGCGCGGGCATGGAAGAGATGACCATGGATATGGGCGGCGCGGGCGTCGTGGCCGGGGTGCTGCGCACGCTGGCCCTGCGCCGGGCCAAGGCCAATGTGGTCGGTCTTGTCGGTCTGGTCGAAAACATGCCCGATGGTGGCGCGCAGCGCCCGGGCGATATCGTCAAATCGATGAAGGGCGACACGATCGAGGTCATCAATACCGATGCCGAGGGGCGTCTGGTTCTGGCCGATGTGCTGTGGTACGCGCAGACCCGGTTCCAGCCGCGCGCGGTGATAGATCTGGCCACGCTGACCGGCGCTGTCATTATCGCGCTTGGCCATGACAATGCCGGGGTCTTTTCCAATGACGACAAGCTGGCCGATCAGATCCTGTCCGCCGCCGGGGCCGAGGGCGAGGGCGCCTGGCGCCTGCCGCTTGGGCCGGGTTACGATTCGCTGATCAAGTCCCGGCTGGCGGATATGAAGAATACCGGCGGCCGCGCCGCAGGCTCTATCACGGCGGCGCAGTTCCTGCAGCGCTTCATCCGCAAGGATCAGCCCTGGGCGCATATCGACATTGCGGGCGTGGCGATGCCGCCGGGCGCGACCGATCTGGCCCCGCGTGGCGCCACCGGCTGGGGCGTGATGACGCTGGATCGCCTGATCCGCGACCGGTTCGAGGATAGTTAA
- the lptF gene encoding LPS export ABC transporter permease LptF codes for MPRIDRYILSLMLTLFGFFALVLVSVYWINRAVSLFDDLLNDGQTALVVLEFTALTLPLVISVVLPVAAFVATAYGTNRLSGESELVAMQAAGLSPWRLARPVLVFGVFVGLMVAILVHGLVPMARARLADRQAELAENVTSQFLRPGTFQYPTEGLTLFISDIASDGRLLDLFIEDARSQAEQTVYTSEEALLVRSETGPVLVLLQGMAQNLTQHQGQRRLSVTRFDELSYDIGAMLPQGGRKGRDLRDYGTLRLLNPDAELLQATGATPGEARREAHERIAQPLLSPVAAMIGFATLLIGGFSRFGVWRQVLWAILGLISVQFLSNAVANQVGRNSDLWPLLYLPAAVGAGICVFLLWLASKPRRLKAGATGGAA; via the coding sequence ATGCCCCGGATCGACCGCTATATCCTCAGCCTGATGCTGACGCTGTTCGGCTTTTTCGCGCTGGTGCTGGTGTCGGTCTATTGGATCAACCGCGCGGTCAGCCTGTTCGACGATCTGCTGAATGACGGTCAGACCGCGCTGGTGGTGCTGGAATTCACGGCGCTGACGCTGCCCTTGGTGATTTCGGTGGTACTGCCGGTCGCGGCCTTTGTCGCGACGGCCTATGGCACGAACCGGCTGTCGGGCGAAAGCGAACTGGTCGCGATGCAGGCGGCAGGACTGTCGCCCTGGCGGCTGGCGCGGCCGGTGTTGGTCTTCGGCGTCTTCGTGGGGCTGATGGTGGCGATTCTGGTGCATGGGCTGGTGCCCATGGCGCGGGCGCGTCTGGCCGACCGGCAGGCCGAACTGGCCGAGAATGTGACCAGTCAGTTTCTGCGCCCCGGCACGTTCCAGTACCCGACCGAGGGGCTGACCCTGTTCATCAGCGACATCGCCTCGGACGGACGGCTGCTGGATCTGTTCATCGAGGACGCGCGCAGTCAGGCCGAACAGACGGTCTATACCTCGGAAGAGGCGCTGCTGGTGCGATCCGAAACCGGCCCGGTTCTGGTGCTTCTGCAGGGCATGGCGCAGAACCTGACCCAGCATCAGGGCCAGCGCAGGCTGTCCGTCACCCGTTTTGACGAGCTGAGCTATGACATCGGCGCGATGTTGCCGCAGGGTGGCCGCAAGGGGCGCGATCTGCGCGATTACGGCACGCTGCGGCTGCTGAACCCCGATGCCGAATTGCTGCAGGCGACCGGCGCCACCCCCGGCGAGGCGCGGCGCGAGGCGCATGAGCGGATCGCCCAGCCGCTGCTGTCGCCGGTCGCGGCCATGATCGGCTTCGCCACCCTGCTGATCGGCGGATTTTCCCGCTTTGGCGTCTGGCGGCAGGTTCTTTGGGCGATTCTGGGCCTGATCTCGGTCCAGTTTCTCAGCAATGCGGTGGCCAATCAGGTCGGACGCAACAGCGACCTGTGGCCGCTGCTGTATCTGCCTGCGGCGGTCGGGGCGGGGATCTGCGTCTTTCTGTTATGGCTGGCCTCTAAACCGCGCCGGTTGAAAGCGGGTGCGACGGGGGGTGCGGCATGA
- the lptG gene encoding LPS export ABC transporter permease LptG, with translation MILARYVARRFLRSFLMVAGVFLLILFLIDMIEMIRRFSSHDIGLGGAARLAMLNIASSFYSILPLLTVLAGIALFLGLARSSEMVAIRASGRSALKVATAPAITAGLVGMLTVALLNPLVAVTGARFDDAVAEIESNGQQTVSVGDSAVWLRQANHSEAGPNGQIVIRARRASPDATTLYDATFMVFDEGSGPVRRIEAREARLLPGQWALTQVRDFPLIAENPEVEATTHDGLTLESDLTAQRIREGFGRPEAVPVWQLPGFIAGLERAGFSAERHRVWLQMELARPFLMAAMVLIAAAFTMQHIRGRNTGIAVLLAFGAGIGLFFLRNLAQVLGDNGQVLPLLAGWAPPLVGGLLALALILAREDG, from the coding sequence ATGATCCTGGCGCGTTACGTCGCGCGCAGGTTTCTGCGCAGCTTCCTGATGGTGGCCGGGGTCTTTCTGCTGATCCTGTTCCTGATCGACATGATCGAAATGATCCGCCGCTTTTCCTCGCATGATATCGGGCTGGGCGGCGCGGCGCGGCTGGCGATGCTGAATATCGCCTCCAGCTTCTATTCCATCCTGCCGCTGCTGACCGTGCTGGCGGGGATTGCCCTGTTTCTGGGCCTGGCCCGCAGTTCCGAGATGGTGGCCATCCGCGCCTCGGGCCGGTCGGCGCTGAAGGTGGCGACGGCGCCTGCGATCACGGCCGGGCTGGTGGGCATGCTGACGGTGGCGCTGCTGAACCCGCTGGTCGCCGTGACGGGCGCGCGGTTCGACGATGCCGTGGCCGAGATCGAAAGCAACGGCCAGCAGACCGTTTCGGTGGGCGACAGCGCGGTCTGGCTGCGTCAGGCCAACCACAGCGAGGCCGGGCCCAACGGCCAGATCGTGATCCGCGCCCGCCGCGCCAGCCCGGATGCGACCACGCTTTATGACGCGACCTTCATGGTCTTTGACGAAGGAAGCGGCCCCGTGCGCCGGATCGAGGCACGCGAGGCGCGGCTGCTGCCCGGCCAATGGGCGCTGACCCAGGTGCGTGATTTCCCCCTGATCGCCGAAAACCCCGAGGTCGAGGCCACGACCCATGACGGCCTGACGCTGGAATCCGATCTGACCGCACAGCGCATCCGCGAAGGCTTTGGCCGCCCCGAGGCGGTACCGGTCTGGCAATTGCCGGGCTTCATCGCCGGGCTGGAACGCGCCGGTTTTTCCGCCGAGCGTCACCGCGTCTGGCTGCAGATGGAGCTTGCCCGCCCCTTCCTGATGGCCGCAATGGTGCTGATCGCCGCCGCCTTCACCATGCAGCATATCCGTGGCAGAAATACCGGCATCGCGGTTCTTCTGGCCTTCGGGGCGGGGATCGGACTGTTTTTCCTGCGCAATCTGGCGCAGGTTCTGGGGGATAACGGGCAGGTTCTGCCGCTTCTGGCCGGCTGGGCGCCGCCGCTGGTGGGCGGGCTGCTGGCCCTGGCACTGATCCTTGCACGGGAGGATGGATGA
- a CDS encoding LPS-assembly protein LptD, with amino-acid sequence MTRRGQKGWRYSVGIAGLALVPGLALAQDVMPEDPGLGAGSVVQSTDLNWSGEPALAPAATSLSDTVINDGTPEAASLESAAPMSRVTISNRPTVGDTGDSATVLADSMTLQGDRTLIAAGGVVVWYQGARLVASRIIVDGASGDLTIEGPIHLSEPGAADPDKEAIIIADSGQLDRELQDGIIRGARLVIARELQLAAQELTRTGNGRMTNLTNVVASSCQICASDPTPLWEIRARRISHDAETRLITFDRPQFRFYGVPLASVPFTVTAPDPTVERRSGFLLPSIRTTSNLGFGVKVPYFITLGDSADLTLTPYLSTSRTSTLELRYRQAWRNAVTEWNGAISRDDIEPDDTRGYLFGNALVDLPRDYQLGVQVQVASDRSYLLDYDVTDADRLWSGLTLARVTRDKLVFARVGNYHSLREDEDNRTSPAQVADAFWLRRFTPDWIGGEALLEWSAHAHRRPSDQDIVGRDMARGSFGLDWRRTEILPGGLVGAAIAGLDADVYRITQDSEYDDIVTRVDPQLGVELRWPLAGSDGTATYMLEPIAQLLWSPRGKDENDIPNEDSRLIEFDEGNLFSDNRFPGYDARETGLRANIGMSWTRIDPAGWSLGLTGGRVFRDRVEKAFGEDSPLYGRRSDWLLAANYASGDGLAIVNRALFDDSLDVSRNELRLGWLRPDLQLSAGHLWINGDKDEGREDDISEFTGKVGWQITDGWWGSAETRYDFVADSAQSASLDVTYRNECITVDLGIERRFTSSESIQAETSVGFSVRLGGFGSQKDGPGTVARRSCVR; translated from the coding sequence ATGACGCGACGGGGGCAGAAGGGCTGGCGGTACTCCGTCGGCATCGCAGGGCTGGCGCTGGTGCCGGGGCTTGCGCTGGCGCAGGATGTCATGCCCGAGGATCCCGGCCTTGGCGCGGGCAGCGTCGTGCAATCGACCGACCTGAACTGGAGCGGAGAGCCCGCCCTTGCGCCCGCCGCCACATCGCTCAGCGATACGGTGATCAATGACGGCACCCCCGAGGCCGCATCGCTGGAAAGCGCGGCTCCGATGTCGCGTGTCACCATCAGCAACCGCCCCACCGTTGGCGATACCGGCGATTCCGCGACGGTGCTGGCGGACAGCATGACCCTGCAGGGCGACCGCACTCTGATCGCGGCCGGCGGGGTCGTCGTCTGGTATCAGGGCGCGCGGCTGGTGGCGTCGCGGATCATCGTGGACGGGGCCAGCGGCGATCTGACCATCGAAGGCCCGATCCACCTGTCCGAACCGGGCGCCGCCGATCCCGACAAGGAAGCCATCATCATCGCCGATTCCGGTCAGCTTGATCGCGAATTGCAGGACGGGATCATCCGCGGTGCGCGGCTGGTCATTGCCCGCGAATTGCAGCTTGCCGCGCAGGAACTGACCCGAACCGGCAATGGCCGGATGACCAACCTGACCAATGTGGTCGCCTCGTCCTGCCAGATCTGCGCCAGCGATCCGACGCCCTTGTGGGAAATCCGCGCCCGCCGCATCAGCCATGATGCCGAAACCCGGCTGATCACCTTTGATCGCCCGCAATTCCGGTTCTACGGCGTGCCCTTGGCCTCGGTGCCCTTTACCGTGACCGCCCCGGATCCGACGGTTGAGCGCAGGTCGGGTTTTCTTCTGCCCTCGATCCGGACGACCTCCAATCTGGGTTTCGGGGTCAAGGTGCCCTATTTCATCACCCTGGGCGACAGCGCCGATCTGACGCTGACGCCCTATCTCTCGACCAGCCGGACCAGCACGCTGGAACTGCGTTACCGGCAGGCCTGGCGCAATGCCGTCACCGAATGGAACGGCGCGATCAGTCGCGACGATATCGAACCGGACGATACCCGTGGCTATCTGTTCGGCAATGCGCTGGTCGATCTGCCCCGCGACTATCAGCTGGGCGTGCAGGTGCAGGTCGCGTCCGATCGCAGTTACCTGCTGGATTACGACGTGACCGATGCCGACCGGCTGTGGAGCGGCCTGACCCTGGCCCGCGTCACCCGCGACAAGCTGGTTTTCGCCCGCGTCGGCAATTATCACTCGCTGCGCGAAGACGAGGATAACAGAACCTCGCCCGCCCAGGTTGCCGATGCCTTCTGGCTGCGCCGCTTTACCCCCGACTGGATCGGCGGAGAGGCGCTGCTGGAATGGTCTGCCCATGCCCATCGCCGCCCCTCGGATCAGGATATCGTCGGGCGCGACATGGCGCGCGGCTCTTTTGGTCTGGACTGGCGGCGCACGGAAATCCTGCCCGGCGGCCTTGTCGGTGCCGCCATCGCCGGTCTGGACGCCGATGTCTATCGCATCACGCAGGACAGCGAATATGACGATATCGTCACCCGCGTCGATCCGCAGCTTGGGGTCGAACTGCGCTGGCCGCTGGCGGGCAGCGACGGCACCGCCACCTATATGCTAGAGCCGATTGCACAGCTTCTGTGGTCGCCCCGCGGCAAGGATGAGAACGACATCCCCAATGAAGACAGCCGCCTGATCGAATTTGACGAGGGCAATCTGTTCTCGGACAATCGCTTCCCGGGCTATGACGCGCGCGAAACCGGCCTGCGGGCCAATATCGGCATGTCATGGACGCGGATCGATCCGGCGGGCTGGTCGCTGGGCCTGACCGGCGGGCGCGTATTTCGCGACCGGGTCGAGAAAGCCTTTGGTGAGGATTCGCCCCTTTACGGCCGCCGCTCCGACTGGTTGCTGGCTGCGAATTACGCCAGCGGCGACGGGTTGGCCATCGTGAACCGCGCCCTGTTCGACGATTCGCTGGATGTCTCGCGCAATGAATTGCGGCTGGGCTGGCTGCGCCCGGATCTGCAGCTGTCAGCCGGGCATCTGTGGATCAATGGCGACAAGGACGAGGGGCGCGAGGACGATATCAGCGAATTTACCGGCAAAGTCGGCTGGCAGATCACTGACGGCTGGTGGGGCAGTGCCGAAACGCGCTATGACTTCGTCGCGGACAGCGCGCAAAGCGCGTCGCTGGACGTGACATATCGCAACGAATGCATCACGGTCGATCTGGGTATTGAACGTCGTTTCACCTCTTCCGAAAGCATTCAGGCCGAAACCAGCGTCGGATTCTCGGTCCGTCTGGGTGGTTTCGGCTCACAAAAGGACGGCCCCGGCACGGTGGCGCGGCGCAGCTGCGTGCGTTAA
- a CDS encoding peptidylprolyl isomerase has translation MRHFLSGIAMAAALLTGSVAPVLAQNLFEPVIYINDSAITRYEVQQRQRFMQILGAQQTTAKEAEDALIQDRLRSFAGKQMGLIPSEEGIQRGTDEFASRANLSGPEFIARLEQAGVDASTLRDFIAAGTVWREVIRQRFVPLISVSDAEVDQDLKRQIETPILTRVLISELIIPAPPGQEQQALNLARRIAASQPSDNQFAAAAREYSASESAPAGGRLAWMEVDNLPPGLRPVLAGLQPGQVSQPLTVPGAVVLFYMRDTQGTLRPGAKEQLLDYMTLRLASTTEAATLAARATSCSDLYVQAGAQAAAQIQRQTLSQGQIPTLIATRLASLDDDEAGYVNYGNSVDLVMLCSRRPALIAEMEAEVATTAQPEDGVEAAIPGANALPSREQVRDAIFNRKANAAADAYLQELLADAIIRRP, from the coding sequence ATGCGGCATTTTCTTTCTGGCATCGCCATGGCGGCGGCCTTGCTGACGGGCTCGGTCGCGCCGGTGCTGGCGCAGAACCTGTTCGAGCCGGTCATCTATATCAACGATTCCGCCATCACCCGATATGAAGTGCAGCAACGCCAGCGCTTCATGCAGATCCTGGGCGCCCAGCAGACCACCGCGAAAGAGGCCGAGGACGCGCTGATCCAGGACCGCCTGCGCAGCTTCGCGGGCAAGCAGATGGGCCTGATCCCCAGCGAAGAGGGCATTCAGCGCGGCACGGATGAATTCGCATCCCGCGCGAACCTGTCCGGTCCCGAATTCATCGCCCGTCTGGAACAGGCCGGTGTCGATGCCTCGACCCTGCGCGATTTCATCGCCGCTGGCACCGTCTGGCGCGAGGTCATCCGCCAGCGCTTCGTGCCCCTGATCTCGGTCTCTGACGCCGAGGTCGATCAGGACCTGAAGCGGCAGATCGAAACCCCGATCCTGACCCGCGTCCTGATCTCGGAACTGATCATCCCGGCGCCGCCCGGTCAGGAACAGCAGGCCCTGAACCTGGCGCGTCGCATCGCCGCATCCCAGCCCAGCGACAATCAGTTCGCCGCCGCCGCGCGGGAATATTCCGCCTCGGAATCCGCACCCGCAGGCGGTCGTCTGGCCTGGATGGAGGTCGACAATCTGCCACCGGGCCTGCGCCCGGTTCTGGCCGGGCTGCAACCCGGACAGGTCAGCCAGCCGCTGACCGTCCCTGGCGCCGTGGTGCTGTTCTATATGCGCGACACCCAGGGCACGCTGCGTCCGGGCGCCAAGGAACAGCTTCTGGATTACATGACCCTGCGTCTGGCCAGCACGACCGAGGCCGCCACATTGGCCGCCCGCGCCACCAGTTGCAGCGATCTCTATGTGCAGGCAGGCGCGCAGGCCGCCGCACAGATCCAGCGTCAGACCCTGTCGCAGGGGCAGATCCCGACGCTGATCGCCACCCGCCTTGCCTCGCTTGACGATGATGAGGCAGGCTATGTCAATTATGGCAATTCCGTCGATCTGGTCATGCTCTGTTCGCGCCGCCCGGCCCTGATCGCAGAGATGGAGGCCGAGGTCGCCACCACCGCCCAGCCGGAAGATGGGGTCGAGGCTGCCATTCCCGGCGCCAATGCCCTGCCCAGCCGCGAACAGGTCCGAGATGCGATCTTCAATCGCAAGGCCAATGCGGCGGCAGATGCCTATCTGCAAGAGCTGCTGGCAGACGCCATCATCCGGCGACCCTGA
- the pdxA gene encoding 4-hydroxythreonine-4-phosphate dehydrogenase PdxA produces the protein MTRRILLTCGEPAGIGPELAPLAMASGVDFVWIGDPRHLPADTPYHLIADPGDPVPPGHLPVLRHEFAAPNRPGQPDPANAQGVIQVIARAVDLIRQGQADAMTTLPINKQALKQGADFAFPGHTEYLAHLAGDVPVAMMLASTSVTPPCRVVPATIHIPLADVPAALTDERLESAIRITHDALIRDFGIASPRLAIAGLNPHAGEHGVMGHEETDRIAPLLTRLRAEGLDLTGPLPADTMFHAPARKNYDAAICAYHDQALIPIKTLDFAGGVNVTLGLPFIRTSPDHGTAFDIAGRGLADPASTIAALRMARDMAATRP, from the coding sequence GTGACCCGCCGGATCCTCCTCACCTGTGGCGAACCTGCGGGCATCGGGCCGGAACTGGCCCCGCTGGCGATGGCCTCGGGCGTGGATTTCGTCTGGATCGGCGATCCCCGCCACCTGCCCGCTGACACGCCTTATCACCTGATCGCGGATCCCGGTGACCCGGTCCCACCCGGTCACCTGCCGGTCCTGCGCCACGAATTCGCGGCGCCGAACCGTCCCGGCCAGCCCGATCCGGCCAATGCCCAGGGCGTCATTCAGGTCATCGCCCGCGCTGTCGATCTGATCCGTCAGGGACAGGCTGATGCCATGACCACCCTGCCGATCAACAAACAGGCCCTGAAACAGGGCGCGGATTTCGCATTCCCCGGCCATACCGAATATCTTGCCCATCTGGCAGGCGACGTGCCGGTGGCGATGATGCTGGCCTCCACCAGTGTCACACCACCCTGCCGCGTCGTGCCCGCCACCATCCACATCCCGCTGGCCGATGTGCCCGCAGCCCTGACGGATGAACGACTGGAAAGCGCCATTCGCATCACCCATGATGCGCTGATCCGCGATTTCGGCATCGCCAGCCCGCGCCTCGCCATCGCGGGCCTCAACCCCCATGCCGGAGAACACGGCGTGATGGGCCACGAGGAAACCGACCGCATCGCCCCCCTGCTGACCCGACTACGCGCCGAAGGTCTCGACCTCACCGGCCCGCTGCCCGCCGATACCATGTTCCATGCCCCCGCCCGCAAAAATTACGACGCGGCAATCTGCGCCTATCACGATCAGGCCCTGATCCCGATCAAGACGCTGGACTTCGCGGGCGGCGTGAATGTGACACTGGGCCTGCCCTTCATCCGAACCTCTCCCGATCACGGCACAGCCTTCGATATCGCGGGCAGGGGTCTGGCCGATCCCGCATCGACCATCGCCGCCCTGCGCATGGCCCGCGACATGGCTGCAACACGCCCATGA
- the rsmA gene encoding 16S rRNA (adenine(1518)-N(6)/adenine(1519)-N(6))-dimethyltransferase RsmA, producing the protein MSSIDNLPPLRDVIRQHDLRAKKQLGQNFLLDLNLTAKIARQAGDLRNCDILEIGPGPGGLTRGLLAEGARHVLAIEKDARALPALAEIAEAYPGRLTVINGDALQIDPLAHLTPPIRVAANLPYNIGTELLVRWLTPSQWPPFWQSLTLMFQKEVAERITASPGSKAYGRLALLAQWRAEARIVMTLPPEAFVPPPKISSAVVHLTALPEPRFPADPAVLSRITAAAFNQRRKMLRASLRGVHPDIESLLEQAGIAPTARAEEIDLEHFCTLARVLKAARQGT; encoded by the coding sequence ATGAGCAGCATCGACAATCTCCCCCCCCTGCGGGATGTCATCCGACAGCACGACCTGCGCGCCAAAAAGCAACTGGGCCAGAACTTCCTTCTGGACCTGAACCTGACCGCGAAAATCGCGCGGCAGGCAGGCGATCTTCGCAACTGCGACATTCTGGAAATCGGCCCCGGCCCGGGCGGCCTGACCCGTGGCCTGCTGGCCGAGGGCGCGCGGCACGTTCTGGCCATCGAAAAGGATGCCCGCGCCCTGCCCGCGCTGGCAGAGATCGCAGAAGCCTATCCCGGCCGCCTGACCGTCATCAATGGCGACGCGCTTCAGATCGATCCACTTGCCCATCTGACACCGCCCATCCGTGTCGCGGCGAACCTGCCCTATAATATCGGCACCGAATTGCTGGTCCGCTGGCTGACCCCGTCGCAATGGCCGCCCTTCTGGCAATCCCTGACCCTTATGTTCCAGAAAGAGGTGGCCGAACGCATCACCGCCAGCCCCGGCAGCAAGGCCTATGGCCGCCTTGCCCTGCTGGCGCAATGGCGGGCCGAGGCACGCATCGTCATGACGCTGCCGCCCGAGGCTTTCGTTCCGCCACCCAAGATCAGCTCGGCCGTGGTCCATCTGACCGCCCTGCCCGAACCGCGCTTTCCGGCCGATCCTGCGGTCCTTTCCCGGATCACCGCCGCCGCCTTCAACCAGCGCCGCAAGATGCTGCGCGCATCGCTGCGCGGGGTGCATCCCGATATTGAATCCCTGCTGGAACAGGCCGGTATCGCCCCGACCGCCCGGGCCGAGGAAATCGATCTGGAACATTTCTGCACCCTGGCGCGCGTGCTGAAAGCCGCAAGACAAGGCACATAG
- a CDS encoding DUF4167 domain-containing protein produces the protein MRSSKSRSRNKSNRQRSLGNIVNRVFDSSGPEGKVRGTPQQIIEKYLTLARDAQLSNDRVAEQSFLQHAEHYTRMLGEAQREMAERQQQHNQNQRQDEDGNAPSRDGNGHASQNGNGRDQNRDHGGRGQQRDRAPRDEDQTSRSDAEADHSPAAAQSDAKEGLPDAVAASDEDGSTGLIETPETAAKPAKAKTPRARTPRATTGVKRSRRKADADDAAAEAAPAPQPEGEGPGQE, from the coding sequence ATGAGATCATCGAAATCACGTTCGCGTAACAAGTCGAACCGCCAGCGCTCGTTGGGGAATATCGTTAACCGGGTCTTTGACAGTTCAGGACCCGAAGGCAAGGTGCGTGGCACCCCCCAGCAGATCATCGAGAAATATCTGACGCTGGCGCGCGACGCGCAGCTGTCCAATGACCGTGTGGCCGAGCAGAGCTTTCTGCAGCATGCCGAGCATTATACGCGGATGTTGGGCGAGGCTCAGCGCGAGATGGCCGAACGACAGCAACAGCATAATCAGAACCAGCGCCAGGATGAGGACGGCAACGCGCCGTCGCGTGACGGCAATGGACATGCCAGTCAGAACGGCAATGGCCGCGATCAGAATCGCGATCATGGCGGCCGCGGACAGCAGCGGGACCGCGCGCCGCGCGACGAGGATCAGACCTCGCGTTCCGATGCGGAAGCCGATCACAGCCCTGCCGCCGCCCAGAGCGACGCGAAAGAGGGCCTGCCCGATGCCGTCGCCGCATCGGATGAGGATGGCTCGACCGGGCTGATCGAAACGCCAGAGACCGCCGCCAAGCCCGCAAAGGCGAAAACGCCCCGGGCGCGGACGCCGCGTGCCACCACGGGTGTGAAGCGCAGCCGCCGCAAGGCCGATGCGGATGACGCCGCCGCCGAAGCGGCGCCTGCGCCGCAGCCGGAAGGCGAAGGGCCGGGTCAGGAATGA